The Xiphophorus couchianus chromosome 14, X_couchianus-1.0, whole genome shotgun sequence genome includes a region encoding these proteins:
- the fis1 gene encoding mitochondrial fission 1 protein, protein MEAVLSDVVAPEDLKKFEKKYNNEQLKGSVSKETKFEYAWCLIRSKYTDDIKKGVLLLEELVHKSSKDDSRDYLFYLAVANYRLKEYEKALKYIRTLLRNEPGNKQALELEKLIDKALKKDGLVGMAIVGGIGLGVAGLAGLIGLAVSKGAAKS, encoded by the exons ATGGAGGCTGTTCTGAGTGATGTTGTAGCTCCTGAGGACCTCAAA AAATTCGAGAAGAAGTACAACAACGAGCAGCTGAAGGGATCTGTTTCTAAGGAAACAAAGTTTGAGTATGCTTGGTGTTTAATCAGGAGTAAATACACAGACGATATCAAGAAGGGAGTGTTGCTCTTAGAgg AACTTGTCCACAAATCGTCAAAGGACGACTCCCGGGACTATCTGTTCTACCTTGCAGTGGCCAACTACAGACTCAAA GAATATGAAAAAGCCTTGAAGTACATCCGGACTCTCCTGAGGAACGAGCCGGGGAACAAGCAGGCTCTGGAGCTGGAGAAGCTCATTGACAAGGCTTTGAAGAAAG ACGGCTTGGTCGGCATGGCGATTGTTGGGGGAATCGGACTGGGCGTGGCAGGCTTGGCGGGTCTGATCGGCTTGGCGGTGTCAAAGGGAGCAGCGAAATCCTAA